From Aegilops tauschii subsp. strangulata cultivar AL8/78 chromosome 5, Aet v6.0, whole genome shotgun sequence:
CAAACATGCTAGACTCTCCAACGCAAACCTCCCGCTAAGTTCGGACCATGTTTTTCAGACTGTGAAAGCCATCCAACGTGATCATACATCGGTCCGCGGCGTAATTCGAACGCACTTTCTCCCGCAAATCGGAGACAACACATGAGGGGTTTTGCAGGAGCCCGGACCGCTCCCACGCCTGCTTCTGACCGGCTTGGCCCACCCAAAACCCCTACTCCCTCCCGCGCGCTTCCCGCCGGCGCCAGCTCCCCGCATTCATGCCACTGCAGAGCGTGTAGCTCCACCTTGAAGGTGGCTCGGAACAGACGCAACCTCTCACATTGCGGTGATCGGTGTAGATTGACGGGGAAAATTCCTCCCCCACAATGCATGGTTCAAGTTGTTCTTTATCTGAATGAATTTTACTCGTCGATGCGGTCCTGCTGACGCGAAGGTTTAACCGAGAGAAGTTGTGGTGTATAGGGTGGGGTTGATGGGCACTGTAGGGCACCCTTCGGCCTTCACCGGAATGAAGAGTGACTCTTCGGTGTAAGGAAGAATGAAGAGTTGTCTTCAGCACAATGGCGTCTGAAAGGGGCCTCTTCGGTCTAAGGGAAGCCCACGGGGTCATAGAATTGTAATTTATGAATTTGGATATATAGTTTTGGGATTTGTTAAAAATACATATATTTTTAAAAGCAAGTGGTACCAATTGATTATGCTAGCCCCAATTATGATACCATCGTGCAATTCACTTACGACCGACTGAAACTGATTTCTCGCAAAAAAAGGCCGACTGAAACTGATAAAAATCAGTCGTGTGGAAGATAGTCGGCCCCTCAATTTTCAACAAGACTACAAAACTTATCCATATTCTCCTTGTACGGTTGTACGGGAACCCGGTACAAGTATTTTCGTTGTGCAGAGCAGCTCGCGGAAAACAAACGCACGTGCAGAGACACATGCGAGCGTCTCTCGTTTCTTCATTGGACGTAGGACTTCTGGGCCCGAGCAGCcggccggagctcgccgccggccaGGAAGCCGGAGTACCAGCGATCAGAGCTCCTCTCGTACCTCGTCCTCGCCGCATCGCCCATGTCGACGCCGCACAGGCCGAAGCGCATCCGGTCGCCGAAGAGGAACTCAAACACGTCCAGGAACGACCACACAAAGTATCCCCGCGCGTTCGACCTGTTCTTGTAACGAGTGAATTGCAAAATGCCACCACGTTTCAAGTTTATATCCAAATTTGCTACCACATTTGTTGGACGCCTCAAAAAACACTAATGGCCTATTTGGGATGATTTAATCCAATTTCTTACAGCCCGACCCTTCGTAAACGTTGACATGGCACAAAATTGTCAACTATGTTTGTTGATTGTTAGTTTTGACGGAGGGCCCATCCGCCAGCCACCAGTTTTTCAGCCAGTCCACAAAGCCAGCAGCCCACCTACCTCTTAACCCTAACCCTGACCAGATCGCACAACGACGAGGGAGACCGCCGCACGCGCGCTTGACGACGGCGAGCCGTCGTGAACCCTCCTCTCGCCGGCCTCCGGCGACGCCACCGGAgagcgccgccgcccccccccccccccccccccccccccgaacctCTCCACCTCCTCCTGCTTGTTCCGAACCTCTCCAGGTCATGCGTGCTCCCGGCCAtggcgcgccgccgcctcgcctcacCGCGCCGGTGGCCCGTGGCTCTCCTCCGACCATCTGTCATCTTCCTTCCGGCAATTTCTATGCCCAGCTCCGCGTGGCCATGCTCATTTATACCCACGCACCTGCGGCGCTCACGGTGGCGGCCATGTCGGTCGGCCGGAACAGACGACGCCATGTGCGGGGAAACCGAGCTGTTGCGCGTGCGACGACGAGGTCCGAGGTGGGAGGGGGTGCCTGACTGGGAGCAGCACGGCGCCATGTCTGATTTAACAGTCAACACGAACAGTCAACACAAACAGTGTCATGTGGACCTGATAGCGGGCCCATGCTATCAAGAATTGGATTAAATCGCCCTAAACGGTCATCAGTGTTTATTGAGAAAATAAGCAAGGAAACTGGTAGATTTTTGGGGCGCCCAAAGAATCTGGTAGCAAATCCGGACGTGAACTTGAAATGTGATGGTTTTGTGCAATTCACTCTCCTGCAACACAGTTTTTGGAAGGAAAAGAAAAAGCAGAGGAAGGTGACAAAGAAAATGACGCAGAAGGTAATCTTGAAGGAACTCCACTCTGTCCTCgttgtcgtcgtcctcctcctcggccttgCTCTAGGTGCCGGGGGCGGTGTGCTTTGTTCGTTCTGTTGTGGGATCGAACCACAGAGCTAGCGCAATTGGGATTTAGAGTCCCATGCGTGAAACTAAAGAGGATTTTCAGTCCTCTGCTCTACCAGCCAGAACCTAGAAGGACACTTCACACCCGATTTGACACAGCTAGACTGGAAACACTGCTTGTCAAGAGCACAGACCCCAGTATAGAatacttttttgagtatgttggtaaggtccggtcatcCGCTTCTGTGCTTGCACTTCTGCGTAACTAGGGGTACAAGTCCAGTACAGCGTACTTTTATAATTGAATCAAAAGTGTCGATACATGAAAAATCTCTATATACGATATTTATGACACAGAATGTTGTACTTTCAACATGTTTCCTCAACAATTTTTTCATTGTAACTGACTCTCCGTTCTCTCCGTTCCATTTTGGTTTTCGACTAATAATTACCATGATGAATTTCTCTTACTGCTTGGTTCCGCATTggattttgaaaacttttgtttaGAAAGTGGTGTCACGACCGTGGGGATCAAATGGATGGTTCAGGAAAGTCTAGTGAAGCGGCACGGTCTAATCATATAGATGACCATAGTGGTATGGTTCCATAGAAAACTATTGGAGGCCATTACCGCCACCAAAATGGTTTCCATGCTCCGTAGGATTATTTGACGATATCGCAGTATCAAGCTAGAACGGTTTCAATTTGTAGGACGGGAAAGAAACCTCATCCTTCGGTGCACACTAACTGATGAAGCTCAACCCTCTCTCGAACTGAGCTATTTCCGCTTTTTCGAGCAAAAAGTTCGAGTAGTTCAGTGAAAAAACGGTCAAGCTTTCTTCCATCCTTCCTAGCTCCTCGAGCTTGCACCCGCTCGACGCCTTTTTCATTGTTCGTTCTGAGGTGGATTCCAACCACTCTCTCCATTTGGATTTGGAGTCCAAAAGGCCCGGCGAAAGAGGATTTTCAGTCCTATGCCCGCTGCCAGCCAGAACGGAATTTTTCCACTTCACACCCACACAATCGGGATTTGATGAAATAGCTACATTTTCTCTTATTTGATTCGGATACTGTCAATCTACTGTCCATCTTTCTCTTTAGTTTTCTCCTTTCTTTCTCCTCAACCTATCTCCATTGGATGGACTTACGAAAGAACAATATCTAATCTCCCCATCGCGGTTAGGATCCCATGAACCAGGAGCGTAAGCACCGGTTCCTCGATCTTCCTACTGgaggcatgatacgtctccaacgtatctataatttttgattgttccatgctattatattatctgttttggatgtttaatgggctttaatatattcttttatattatttttgggactagcctattaaccgaaggcccagtgcaaattgctgttttttgcctatttcagtgtgtcgcagaaaaggaatatcaaacggaatccaaacggaacgaaaccttcgcgaggatctttcttggaacaaacgcaatccaggagacttgaaGTGGAAGTCAGAGGCGCTGTCGGctttctgggaacgggggtcccagacttgcctgcctgcggcccacggcgtggctctgcgagcgggcccgtacggcccatcttcaccaacaagcactcaagaccctcgcgaggggccaagcctcgcgaggcggacgacacaagacctcctcgggagcatccttaccaggttggctcgcgaggggcggagagatcaaggcaaggcaaacctcgcgaggttctcgtgacgtgagccatgacgatcgagaccaggcgggcgccagtgcgcggagtaccgaggcgtcaagcaaaggtttccatatcagtgcaacgagaccaagaccagcaggacggcaagacggaggtcaccatggagcccaaggcggcgtcaccaccagagccttttgcaggcgaagactgcttttgtcaggataagctgtactagctgtcccctttcaaattggccgttgttggctcccttcccgctcaatatttggggagaggacctgtcgtggaattgtcacggc
This genomic window contains:
- the LOC141023472 gene encoding beta-glucosidase 31-like is translated as MAATVSAAANLDINLKRGGILQFTRYKNRSNARGYFVWSFLDVFEFLFGDRMRFGLCGVDMGDAARTRYERSSDRWYSGFLAGGELRPAARAQKSYVQ